One genomic window of Gemmatimonadales bacterium includes the following:
- the thyX gene encoding FAD-dependent thymidylate synthase, producing MDILRAPLVTLIARPQFTEPAHLKVSWRGEATDGEKLAEFAGRLCYMSQANPAKRSSAEYLENIKKQGHGSVLEHSVYVLLIEGISRSCSHELVRHRAGFGYSQLSQRYVDESQAAFVVPPAMLGDEALEAAWLAQVTTAQAAYVRAVEDLMRRYEWVADKIHRRKMAREAARSLLPNATETKIVVSANVRAWRTMLELRCGEGAEQEIRRMAVAVLQVLTAEAPSLFGDFETYRAQDGAEAARVTYHKV from the coding sequence CACCCTCATCGCCCGCCCGCAGTTCACCGAGCCCGCCCACCTCAAGGTCAGCTGGCGGGGGGAGGCCACGGACGGCGAGAAGCTGGCCGAGTTCGCCGGCCGCCTGTGCTACATGAGCCAGGCCAACCCGGCCAAGCGGTCCTCGGCCGAGTATCTCGAGAACATCAAGAAGCAGGGACACGGCTCGGTGCTCGAGCACTCGGTGTACGTGCTGCTGATCGAGGGGATCTCCCGCTCCTGCTCCCACGAGCTGGTCCGCCACCGGGCGGGCTTCGGCTACAGCCAGCTCAGCCAGCGGTACGTGGACGAGTCTCAGGCCGCGTTCGTCGTGCCCCCCGCGATGCTGGGCGACGAAGCGCTGGAGGCCGCGTGGCTGGCGCAGGTCACCACCGCGCAGGCCGCGTACGTCCGGGCGGTCGAGGACCTGATGCGGCGCTACGAGTGGGTGGCGGACAAGATCCACCGCCGGAAGATGGCGCGCGAGGCGGCGCGCTCCCTGCTGCCCAACGCGACCGAGACCAAGATCGTGGTGAGCGCCAACGTCCGCGCCTGGCGCACGATGCTGGAGCTGCGCTGCGGCGAGGGAGCGGAGCAGGAGATCCGGCGGATGGCGGTGGCGGTGCTGCAGGTGCTCACGGCGGAGGCGCCGAGCCTGTTCGGCGACTTCGAGACCTATCGGGCGCAGGACGGCGCCGAGGCCGCGCGGGTCACCTACCACAAGGTGTGA
- a CDS encoding elongation factor G → KTSLVDALAFVAGSSKRHGRIKEGSALTDYSPDEIERGYSINLALAHAEWEGVKINLVDTPGYLDFAGDALAGVYAADASLIVLGASAGVETGTEKVWEYSRTCEHEAIFFVSMMDKEHADFGKVYGQIRERLTPKAIPVEIPIGAGPQFRGIISLISRTAHVYKAGTKTGEYDEQDIPKELQAEYEKYESDLIETVASTDDALVERYLEGKEISHDELVTAMRAAMKRRELFPVLCGAAELTFGARALLSEIVELVPPPSDNPPAHAEKWGSADKLEIAERDDAPFSALVFKTVSEPHVGDVSLFRIYSGMVKNGQEVYNAARSAPEKLNHLSVAQGKDKLEVDVLHAGDIGVIAKLRDTHTNDTLCTQAVQVVLSRIPFPEPIIHVAIEAKERGDEDKINIGLAKITEEDPTFHWEFNADVRQTWIYGLGERHLEVTLGRLARKYGVHATQTKPRIPYRETIKGKSEGQGRHKKQTGGRGQFGDCWIRMAPLARGGGYVFEDQIVGGSIPSKYIPAVDRGIQEAAVRGILAGCPVVDFKVELFDGSYHTVDSNEMSFKLAGILAFRNVSPNCKPVLLEPLVDLEVMTPEEYLGAVMGDLSSRRGQILGSEPEGAGLKLKAVVPEAELYKYATQLHSLTQGRGTYRRKFKGYAEMPPDAAAKVIEEHQKEKKEKEEEA, encoded by the coding sequence CAAGACCAGCCTGGTCGACGCCCTCGCCTTCGTGGCCGGAAGCAGCAAGCGGCACGGTCGCATCAAGGAAGGCTCCGCCCTCACCGACTACTCCCCCGACGAGATCGAACGCGGCTACAGCATCAACCTCGCCCTGGCCCATGCCGAGTGGGAGGGGGTGAAGATCAACCTCGTGGACACGCCCGGGTACCTCGACTTCGCGGGGGACGCGCTGGCGGGCGTCTACGCGGCGGACGCGTCGCTGATCGTGCTGGGGGCGTCGGCCGGCGTCGAGACGGGCACCGAGAAGGTGTGGGAGTATTCCCGGACCTGCGAGCACGAGGCGATCTTCTTCGTCTCGATGATGGACAAGGAGCACGCGGACTTCGGCAAGGTGTACGGCCAGATCCGCGAGCGCCTGACGCCCAAGGCCATCCCGGTCGAGATCCCGATCGGCGCCGGCCCGCAGTTCCGCGGCATCATCAGCCTGATCAGCCGCACGGCGCACGTGTACAAGGCGGGCACCAAGACCGGCGAGTACGACGAGCAGGACATCCCCAAGGAGCTGCAGGCCGAGTACGAGAAGTACGAGAGCGACCTGATCGAGACCGTGGCCTCGACCGACGACGCGCTGGTCGAGCGCTATCTCGAGGGCAAGGAGATCTCGCACGACGAGCTGGTGACGGCGATGCGCGCCGCGATGAAGCGGCGCGAGCTGTTTCCGGTGCTGTGCGGCGCCGCCGAGCTGACCTTCGGCGCGCGGGCGCTGCTCTCGGAGATCGTCGAGCTGGTGCCGCCGCCCTCCGACAATCCGCCCGCGCACGCGGAGAAGTGGGGCAGCGCCGACAAGCTGGAGATTGCGGAGCGGGACGACGCGCCGTTCAGTGCGCTGGTGTTCAAGACGGTTTCCGAGCCGCACGTGGGCGACGTCTCGCTGTTCCGCATCTATTCCGGAATGGTGAAGAACGGCCAGGAGGTCTACAACGCGGCGCGGAGCGCGCCCGAGAAGCTCAATCACCTTTCGGTGGCGCAGGGCAAGGACAAGCTGGAGGTGGACGTTCTCCACGCGGGAGACATCGGCGTCATCGCCAAGCTCCGGGACACCCACACCAACGACACGCTGTGCACCCAGGCGGTGCAGGTGGTGTTGTCGCGGATCCCGTTCCCCGAGCCGATCATCCACGTCGCCATCGAGGCCAAAGAGCGGGGCGACGAGGACAAGATCAACATCGGGCTGGCCAAGATCACGGAAGAGGATCCCACCTTCCACTGGGAGTTCAACGCCGACGTCCGCCAGACCTGGATCTACGGCCTGGGGGAGCGGCACCTCGAGGTGACCCTGGGGCGGCTGGCGCGGAAGTACGGCGTCCACGCGACGCAGACCAAGCCGCGCATCCCCTACCGCGAGACCATCAAGGGGAAGAGTGAGGGACAGGGACGGCACAAGAAGCAGACGGGCGGGCGCGGGCAGTTCGGCGACTGCTGGATCCGGATGGCGCCGCTGGCGCGCGGCGGCGGCTACGTGTTCGAAGACCAGATCGTGGGCGGCTCGATCCCCAGCAAGTACATCCCCGCGGTGGATCGGGGCATCCAGGAGGCCGCGGTGCGCGGGATCCTCGCGGGCTGCCCGGTCGTGGACTTCAAGGTCGAGCTGTTCGACGGCTCGTACCACACGGTGGATTCGAACGAAATGTCGTTCAAGCTCGCCGGCATCCTGGCGTTCCGGAACGTGTCGCCCAACTGCAAGCCGGTGCTACTGGAGCCGCTGGTGGACCTCGAGGTGATGACCCCCGAGGAGTACCTGGGCGCCGTGATGGGCGACCTCAGCTCGCGGCGCGGCCAGATCCTCGGCTCCGAGCCCGAGGGCGCGGGCCTGAAGCTCAAGGCCGTGGTGCCGGAGGCGGAGCTGTACAAGTACGCGACCCAGCTGCACTCGCTCACCCAGGGCCGCGGCACCTATCGCCGGAAGTTCAAGGGATACGCGGAAATGCCGCCGGACGCGGCCGCGAAGGTGATCGAGGAGCACCAGAAGGAGAAGAAGGAGAAGGAGGAGGAAGCCTGA